The genomic region CGCGGGATTGCGCCCGTTCGCGCCAATATTGCTTCCAGAAGTGTGGTTTTACCGCTTTGGAAAGGGCCCAGCAGCGCGATGCACCGTGGACCTCGGGGACTTCTGACGTCTTGTCCCATTCGCCGCCTCCTTGGTGTGGAGCTCGGCCCGTGATTGGGTCGGCAAACGCCGATGCTCTGCCCCTCCCCGAGATTTGGCAAGCATCAAACTTCGCTGCGGTGCGTCGTCAGTAAAATCGCGCCGCTTCGCGCGGCGCGATCACACGCAAAAGTGTTAACGGCCCGGACGGAGTTCCAGGCTCTCCAGGCCTGCAGCGATATTGAGGCCGACCTGGCCCTGCACGCTGAGCGGCTGGAGCGCGATCGAATTGTTGGAGCCGCCGACCAGCACGTTGCCCCCGAGGCCGACGCCGACCGAGGCGCTGCCCTGCGCGCCGGCGTAATTGCCGGCGAGGTCCCCGGGGCCGAGCCGGTCGACCGGTGCGAACACGCCCCAGGCCAAAGCCGTCTCCTGGGTGATGCCGATGTCGAGACCGACCTTGCGGATGGTCGCGACGTAGCGGTCGTCGGGCAGGCCGTCGGCGCGCAGCACGCAGCCGAGATGGGTCACCGAACCCACGATGAAGCCGACGCTGGCGCCGCCGCGGCATTCGAGCACGCCGACCCGCGCCATCCGCTGCTGCGCGCCAGTGTTCACGACGGAGGCAATGAGGCCCGCGGCGGCGAGTCCGGCGAAGAGGAAGGAACGGCGCATGAAATATCTCCCGCGATGATGTGATGCGAGCAGAGAGAGCGCCCCACCCGTGTTGCGCGTGTATGCCACAACAGCCGCAATGGTGCCAGATCGGACGCGTTTAGAATCGAGCGTGCGGAGAGAGCCCCTCACCCCACTCTCTCCCCGTAAGAACGGGGCGAGGGAGTGAGAGAGTCGTGCGTCCCTTACGATGCAACGTCGCCGGGCTTGCTTAACCTCTCCCCGCTCTTTGCGGGGAGGGTCGGATCGCGCAGCGATCCGGGTGAGGGGCAAGGCACGATGCCGACCGGACAAATGTCCATCCGACTCTACCCAATCGAAGCACAGCAAAAAAGGCCCGCCGAAGCGGGCCTTTTCAATTCGCACTGTCTTCGACTTACCGCAGATTGCCACAAAAACGCTGGATGCGCTTGCAGGCGTCTTCGAGATCCGAGGTCTTGGTCGCGTAGGAGATGCGGAACGCCGGTCCAAGGCCGAAGGCCGAACCCTGCACCACGGCGACGCCTTCGGTCTCCAAGAGCTCGGTGACGAACTGCTCGTCGTTCGAGATCACGTTGCCCGACGGCGCCTTCTTGCCGATGGTGCCGGCGCAGGACGGATAGACGTAGAACGCACCCTCGGGGCGCGGGCATTCGATGCCGCTGGCCTGGTTGAGCATGGAGACGACGAGGTCGCGGCGCTCCTTGAACACCTTGTTGTTGGCGGGAATGAACTCCTGCGGACCGTTCAGCGCCTCAACGGAGGCCCATTGCGCGATCGAGCACGGGTTCGACGTCGATTGCGACTGGATCGTCGACATCGCCTTGATGAGCTGCGCCGGACCGCCAGCATAGCCGATACGCCAGCCGGTCATGCAATAGGCCTTGGAGACGCCGTTCACGGTGAGCGTGCGGTCGTAGAGACCGGGCTCGACCTGCGCGACGGTGGTGAACTGGAAATCGTCATAGACGAGATGCTCGTACATGTCGTCAGTCATCACCCAGACGTGGGGATGCTTCACCAGCACGTCGGTGAGCGCTTTCAGTTCCGAGCGCGTGTAGGCAGCTCCGGTCGGGTTCGACGGCGAGCACAGGATGACCCATTTGGTCTTCGGCGTGATCGCGCGCTCGAGCGCCTCGGCCTGGAGCTTGAAGCCGGTCGCGGCGGTGCAGACCACCGGCACCGGCTCACCGCCCGCGAGCGCGACCATCTCGGGATAGCTGACCCAATAGGGCGCGGGAATGATCACCTCGTCGCCCGGATTGATGGTCGCCATCAACGCGTTGTAGAGCACCTGCTTGCCGCCCGTGCCGACGATGATCTGGTTCGGCTTGTAGGCGAGGCCGTTCTCGCGCTGAAACTTCGCGATGATGGCTTCCTTCAGCTCGGGGATGCCGTCGACCGCGGTGTACTTGGTCTTGCCGGCCTCGATGGCGCGGATCGCCGCCAGCTTGATGTTGGCGGGCGTGTCGAAGTCGGGCTCGCCGGCACCGAGGCCGATGACGTTGCGGCCCGCCGCTTTCAGCGCGCGTGCTTTATCCGTGACCGCGATGGTCGCGGACGGCTTCACACGGTCGAGCGCAGCGGCAAGGAAGGACATCATCATCTCCTGGCGAGCGTCGTGAAGCCCTTCGCCTCACGACTCTGATTGTGGGAATGAGCCACCCTAAAACGTGTGCCGCTGCGCCGCAAGAAACTTCGGCCCGATCCCGGAAAAGTTTACGGTTTTGCGCGCTCCGAAGCGCGATTTCCCGCAATTTTGCGCAACTTTGCCTCCGGAATTGCTCATATCCGACAATGCGTGTCCTCGGAGCAATTTTGAATGGTGCGCGTCGCCAGGAAACCGCTCGTCGTCATGCCCGGGCTTGCCGTCTTCGCTCAAGCTTCGCCGGCCCCGTACCGAACAGCCCGGCGAAGCCGTGTGGCGTAGCCGGGTCCCGGGCATCCACGTTCTTCGTGCGGCAAGTCGGACGTGGATGGCGGGGACAAGCCCGGCCATGACGACGCGGAAACACTGGCGTCCTAATCCCGATCGTCCATCCGATAGCCTACGTGCTTCACGGCCTCGTAGAGCGATGTGTCCGCAGATTGACGTACACGTGATCTGATTTGCCTCATCGCGTGGAAATGATCTTCCGCTCCATTGCAGTGCGGTAGTGTTTTGAAGTTTTTCTATCGGCCGGCTCTTGCGGCGGATTCGCATCGGCATCATTGTTTAGCCGCCTCGCGGGGCAACGAGCGCCGCGTCTTCTCGTCCTCGGATTCGAACGCCAGAATGTACAAGCTCTATTCGATGCAACGCTCGGGCAACAGCTACAAGGTCCGCCTTGCGCTGGCGCTGCTCAACCTGCCTTACGAAGCGGTGGAGGTGGACATTCTGCGCGGCGAGAGCCGCACGCCGGATTTCCTGTCCAAGAACCCGTCGGGCCAGGTGCCGCTGCTCGAGGTCGGAGAGGACCGCTATCTCGCCGAGTCCAATGCGATCCTCTGGTACGTCGCCGTCGGCACGCCGCTCGCGCCGGAGAACCGCATCGACCGCGCCGAGGCGCTGCAATGGATGTTCTTCGAGCAGCACGCGCTCGAGCCGAATATCGGCGCGGCCTATTTCTGGCTGTCGCTGGTCAAGGGCGGTCGCGACCTGCAAACCCATTCGCTGGAGGACTGGATGGAGCGCGGCTATGGTGCGCTCCAGGTGATGGAGAACCATCTCAAGACCACCCCCTATTTCGCCGCGCGCCAGCTCACGGTCGCCGACATCGCGCTGTACGGCTACACCCACCTCGCCGACCGCTGCGACTTCGACCTCCAGGCCTTCCCGGCGATCCGGGACTGGCTGAAACGCGTCGAAGCCACGCCCGGCTTCGTGACGATGGACTGGCGCCCGGCCGACATCGACGACCCCGCCAGCATCGCCGCGAGGGCCTGACGGCGCGCCCCGCTCCGGCGAATAGCGGGCACAAGGGACTTCTTTGCCGCAATCCCGCCACTTTCG from Bradyrhizobium sp. CB1015 harbors:
- a CDS encoding DUF992 domain-containing protein; amino-acid sequence: MRRSFLFAGLAAAGLIASVVNTGAQQRMARVGVLECRGGASVGFIVGSVTHLGCVLRADGLPDDRYVATIRKVGLDIGITQETALAWGVFAPVDRLGPGDLAGNYAGAQGSASVGVGLGGNVLVGGSNNSIALQPLSVQGQVGLNIAAGLESLELRPGR
- a CDS encoding pyridoxal phosphate-dependent aminotransferase, producing MSFLAAALDRVKPSATIAVTDKARALKAAGRNVIGLGAGEPDFDTPANIKLAAIRAIEAGKTKYTAVDGIPELKEAIIAKFQRENGLAYKPNQIIVGTGGKQVLYNALMATINPGDEVIIPAPYWVSYPEMVALAGGEPVPVVCTAATGFKLQAEALERAITPKTKWVILCSPSNPTGAAYTRSELKALTDVLVKHPHVWVMTDDMYEHLVYDDFQFTTVAQVEPGLYDRTLTVNGVSKAYCMTGWRIGYAGGPAQLIKAMSTIQSQSTSNPCSIAQWASVEALNGPQEFIPANNKVFKERRDLVVSMLNQASGIECPRPEGAFYVYPSCAGTIGKKAPSGNVISNDEQFVTELLETEGVAVVQGSAFGLGPAFRISYATKTSDLEDACKRIQRFCGNLR
- a CDS encoding glutathione S-transferase family protein; translation: MYKLYSMQRSGNSYKVRLALALLNLPYEAVEVDILRGESRTPDFLSKNPSGQVPLLEVGEDRYLAESNAILWYVAVGTPLAPENRIDRAEALQWMFFEQHALEPNIGAAYFWLSLVKGGRDLQTHSLEDWMERGYGALQVMENHLKTTPYFAARQLTVADIALYGYTHLADRCDFDLQAFPAIRDWLKRVEATPGFVTMDWRPADIDDPASIAARA